The Coffea arabica cultivar ET-39 chromosome 9e, Coffea Arabica ET-39 HiFi, whole genome shotgun sequence genome has a window encoding:
- the LOC113710744 gene encoding G-type lectin S-receptor-like serine/threonine-protein kinase At1g11300 isoform X1, with translation MKTSQSPIRGSLFLLLACFCLEACTAVDYITITQPLQDSETIVSSNQTFKLGFFSPANSSGRYVGIMFNVPAVAVVWVANRDRPLNDSSGTLTISGDGNLVVLNGQKEILWSSNVSNSVANSTAQLLDTGNLVLTDNPSGRTLWESFQIPTDSYLRRMRLSSSTKGQKIRLTSWRNASDPSIGSFSLGIEPQQTPQLFIWNDNKPYWRSGPWNSSAFIGVSAMDPVYLNGFNLVTDDTGLVSATFTYSSDSGLLYLELSSSGSILQKVLSDRKGDWEVTWSSQGSQCDVYGICGPFGSCKPHGSPICTCLQGFEPRDKVEWEGGNWTSGCTRRAMLQCERNNSVRSEGKQDGFLKLPNTKVPDLAEWVATSEDECGTQCSNNCSCLAYASYPGIGCMHWKGSLIDIQQFSSSDGADLYIRVPYSELGKKRDMKAVIATSAIAAPLFIAVSLYFCWKWWTKHKGKDQDDQVSSFEPTYNVENMVNKTGDRAKLEELPLYTYETLAKATDIFEQCNELGKGGFGQVYKGKLLDGQEIAVKRLSNTSGQGIEEFMNEVVVISKLQHRNLVRLIGCCAEREEKMLVYEYMPNKSLDFHLFDSDKPSVLDWKKRVTIVDGIGRGLLYLHRDSRLKIIHRDLKASNILLDEELRPKISDFGLARIFGGNEDQANTRRVVGTYGYIAPEYAMEGIFSEKSDVYSFGVLLLEIVTGRRNSNFYYLENELSLLGYAWKLWNEKEAVKLIDAAIFVPGIEKEVLRYVHAGLLCVQEFAKDRPACSTSNAFNKMDVAQHQFALEVSAYNQLLGYVYASQSDRIFDSLLGLGYHFLALRRFSYGSSHSL, from the exons atgaaaacttctcaatcaccaataaGGGGATCCCTTTTTCTACTACTTGCTTGCTTCTGTTTAGAAGCTTGTACAGCGGTGGATTATATAACAATCACTCAGCCTCTGCAGGACTCCGAAACTATAGTTTCTTCAAACCAGACTttcaaattaggatttttcagTCCTGCAAATAGTAGTGGTCGATATGTTGGAATCATGTTCAATGTTCCTGCAGTTGCAGTAGTATGGGTGGCTAATAGAGACAGACCATTAAATGATTCATCAGGAACTCTGACAATCTCAGGAGACGGCAATCTTGTGGTCTTGAATGGGCAGAAGGAGATACTATGGTCATCTAACGTTTCAAATTCTGTGGCAAATTCTACTGCACAACTCTTGGATACTGGAAACTTGGTTTTGACAGACAATCCCAGTGGAAGAACTCTGTGGGAAAGTTTTCAGATTCCGACAGACTCATATCTCCGGCGGATgagattaagttcaagtacGAAAGGCCAGAAAATCCGATTGACCTCTTGGAGAAATGCTTCTGATCCATCTATCGGAAGTTTCTCCCTAGGTATTGAACCCCAGCAAACTCCACAACTCTTCATTTGGAACGACAATAAACCTTATTGGCGCAGTGGTCCATGGAACAGCAGTGCCTTTATTGGAGTTTCTGCCATGGATCCAGTCTATCTAAATGGTTTTAACCTGGTAACGGATGATACAGGATTGGTGTCTGCTACCTTCacgtattcaagtgatagtggTTTGTTGTACCTTGAATTGAGTTCCTCAGGGTCTATACTGCAGAAAGTTTTATCAGATAGAAAAGGGGATTGGGAGGTTACATGGTCAAGCCAAGGAAGTCAATGTGATGTCTATGGCATATGTGGACCTTTTGGAAGCTGCAAACCCCATGGTTCACCTATTTGTACATGTTTGCAAGGTTTTGAGCCTAGAGATAAGGTGGAATGGGAAGGAGGAAACTGGACTAGTGGTTGCACAAGAAGGGCAATGCTGCAATGTGAGAGAAATAATTCTGTTCGTTCTGAGGGCAAACAAGATGGATTCTTGAAGCTCCCAAACACTAAAGTTCCAGATTTGGCTGAATGGGTAGCAACTTCAGAAGACGAATGTGGTACTCAGTGCTCAAATAATTGCTCCTGTTTAGCTTATGCCTCTTATCCGGGCATTGGCTGTATGCACTGGAAGGGAAGCTTAATTGATATACAGCAGTTTTCCTCTTCTGACGGGGCAGATTTATACATACGTGTGCCTTATTCTGAACTTG GCAAGAAAAGGGACATGAAAGCAGTCATTGCAACCTCAGCAATAGCAGCACCTTTATTTATTGCCGTCTCTCTATATTTTTGTTGGAAATGGTGGACTAAGCACAAAG GTAAAGACCAAGATGATCAGGTGTCTTCGTTTGAACCTACGTATAATGTGGAAAACATGGTCAACAAAACTGGGGACCGAGCCAAGTTAGAAGAGCTACCTCTGTATACTTATGAAACACTAGCTAAAGCAACAGATATCTTTGAACAATGCAATGAGCTGGGCAAAGGTGGTTTTGGTCAAGTCTACAAG GGAAAGCTGTTAGATGGCCAGGAAATTGCAGTGAAAAGGCTTTCCAACACTTCTGGCCAAGGCATTGAGGAGTTTATGAATGAAGTTGTGGTCATTTCTAAACTCCAGCACCGGAACCTTGTTAGACTCATTGGCTGCTGTGctgaaagagaagagaaaatgcTAGTCTATGAATACATGCCAAACAAAAGCCTGGACTTCCATCTATTTG ATTCTGATAAGCCAAGTGTACTCGATTGGAAAAAACGCGTCACCATCGTTGATGGGATAGGCAGAGGCCTCCTTTACCTTCACAGAGATTCAAGATTAAAAATCATTCATAGAGATCTAAAGGCAAGCAATATTCTCTTAGATGAAGAGTTGAGACCCAAGATATCAGATTTTGGCTTGGCAAGAATTTTCGGAGGCAATGAAGATCAAGCCAATACAAGGAGGGTTGTGGGTACATA TGGCTACATTGCCCCCGAATATGCAATGGAAGGCATATTTTCAGAAAAATCAGACGTCTACAGCTTTGGGGTGCTGCTATTAGAGATTGTGACAGGAAGGAGAAATAGTAACTTCTATTATCTCGAGAATGAGCTGAGTCTACTTGGATAT GCCTGGAAATTGTGGAATGAAAAAGAAGCAGTTAAACTGATAGATGCAGCTATCTTTGTCCCGGGTATCGAAAAAGAGGTCTTGAGATACGTCCATGCAGGGCTATTGTGCGTGcaagaatttgcaaaagatAGGCCAG CATGCAGTACTAGTAATGCATTCAACAAGATGGATGTAGCACAACATCAGTTTGCTTTGGAGGTATCAGCATACAATCAGCTGCTTGGTTATGTTTATGCATCTCAGTCTGACCGTATATTTGACAGCTTACTGG GTTTAGGATATCATTTCTTGGCTCTTAGAAGGTTTTCGTATGGCTCGAGCCATTCTCTATGA
- the LOC113710744 gene encoding G-type lectin S-receptor-like serine/threonine-protein kinase At1g11300 isoform X3 — MKTSQSPIRGSLFLLLACFCLEACTAVDYITITQPLQDSETIVSSNQTFKLGFFSPANSSGRYVGIMFNVPAVAVVWVANRDRPLNDSSGTLTISGDGNLVVLNGQKEILWSSNVSNSVANSTAQLLDTGNLVLTDNPSGRTLWESFQIPTDSYLRRMRLSSSTKGQKIRLTSWRNASDPSIGSFSLGIEPQQTPQLFIWNDNKPYWRSGPWNSSAFIGVSAMDPVYLNGFNLVTDDTGLVSATFTYSSDSGLLYLELSSSGSILQKVLSDRKGDWEVTWSSQGSQCDVYGICGPFGSCKPHGSPICTCLQGFEPRDKVEWEGGNWTSGCTRRAMLQCERNNSVRSEGKQDGFLKLPNTKVPDLAEWVATSEDECGTQCSNNCSCLAYASYPGIGCMHWKGSLIDIQQFSSSDGADLYIRVPYSELGKKRDMKAVIATSAIAAPLFIAVSLYFCWKWWTKHKGKDQDDQVSSFEPTYNVENMVNKTGDRAKLEELPLYTYETLAKATDIFEQCNELGKGGFGQVYKGKLLDGQEIAVKRLSNTSGQGIEEFMNEVVVISKLQHRNLVRLIGCCAEREEKMLVYEYMPNKSLDFHLFDSDKPSVLDWKKRVTIVDGIGRGLLYLHRDSRLKIIHRDLKASNILLDEELRPKISDFGLARIFGGNEDQANTRRVVGTYGYIAPEYAMEGIFSEKSDVYSFGVLLLEIVTGRRNSNFYYLENELSLLGYAWKLWNEKEAVKLIDAAIFVPGIEKEVLRYVHAGLLCVQEFAKDRPGLGYHFLALRRFSYGSSHSL, encoded by the exons atgaaaacttctcaatcaccaataaGGGGATCCCTTTTTCTACTACTTGCTTGCTTCTGTTTAGAAGCTTGTACAGCGGTGGATTATATAACAATCACTCAGCCTCTGCAGGACTCCGAAACTATAGTTTCTTCAAACCAGACTttcaaattaggatttttcagTCCTGCAAATAGTAGTGGTCGATATGTTGGAATCATGTTCAATGTTCCTGCAGTTGCAGTAGTATGGGTGGCTAATAGAGACAGACCATTAAATGATTCATCAGGAACTCTGACAATCTCAGGAGACGGCAATCTTGTGGTCTTGAATGGGCAGAAGGAGATACTATGGTCATCTAACGTTTCAAATTCTGTGGCAAATTCTACTGCACAACTCTTGGATACTGGAAACTTGGTTTTGACAGACAATCCCAGTGGAAGAACTCTGTGGGAAAGTTTTCAGATTCCGACAGACTCATATCTCCGGCGGATgagattaagttcaagtacGAAAGGCCAGAAAATCCGATTGACCTCTTGGAGAAATGCTTCTGATCCATCTATCGGAAGTTTCTCCCTAGGTATTGAACCCCAGCAAACTCCACAACTCTTCATTTGGAACGACAATAAACCTTATTGGCGCAGTGGTCCATGGAACAGCAGTGCCTTTATTGGAGTTTCTGCCATGGATCCAGTCTATCTAAATGGTTTTAACCTGGTAACGGATGATACAGGATTGGTGTCTGCTACCTTCacgtattcaagtgatagtggTTTGTTGTACCTTGAATTGAGTTCCTCAGGGTCTATACTGCAGAAAGTTTTATCAGATAGAAAAGGGGATTGGGAGGTTACATGGTCAAGCCAAGGAAGTCAATGTGATGTCTATGGCATATGTGGACCTTTTGGAAGCTGCAAACCCCATGGTTCACCTATTTGTACATGTTTGCAAGGTTTTGAGCCTAGAGATAAGGTGGAATGGGAAGGAGGAAACTGGACTAGTGGTTGCACAAGAAGGGCAATGCTGCAATGTGAGAGAAATAATTCTGTTCGTTCTGAGGGCAAACAAGATGGATTCTTGAAGCTCCCAAACACTAAAGTTCCAGATTTGGCTGAATGGGTAGCAACTTCAGAAGACGAATGTGGTACTCAGTGCTCAAATAATTGCTCCTGTTTAGCTTATGCCTCTTATCCGGGCATTGGCTGTATGCACTGGAAGGGAAGCTTAATTGATATACAGCAGTTTTCCTCTTCTGACGGGGCAGATTTATACATACGTGTGCCTTATTCTGAACTTG GCAAGAAAAGGGACATGAAAGCAGTCATTGCAACCTCAGCAATAGCAGCACCTTTATTTATTGCCGTCTCTCTATATTTTTGTTGGAAATGGTGGACTAAGCACAAAG GTAAAGACCAAGATGATCAGGTGTCTTCGTTTGAACCTACGTATAATGTGGAAAACATGGTCAACAAAACTGGGGACCGAGCCAAGTTAGAAGAGCTACCTCTGTATACTTATGAAACACTAGCTAAAGCAACAGATATCTTTGAACAATGCAATGAGCTGGGCAAAGGTGGTTTTGGTCAAGTCTACAAG GGAAAGCTGTTAGATGGCCAGGAAATTGCAGTGAAAAGGCTTTCCAACACTTCTGGCCAAGGCATTGAGGAGTTTATGAATGAAGTTGTGGTCATTTCTAAACTCCAGCACCGGAACCTTGTTAGACTCATTGGCTGCTGTGctgaaagagaagagaaaatgcTAGTCTATGAATACATGCCAAACAAAAGCCTGGACTTCCATCTATTTG ATTCTGATAAGCCAAGTGTACTCGATTGGAAAAAACGCGTCACCATCGTTGATGGGATAGGCAGAGGCCTCCTTTACCTTCACAGAGATTCAAGATTAAAAATCATTCATAGAGATCTAAAGGCAAGCAATATTCTCTTAGATGAAGAGTTGAGACCCAAGATATCAGATTTTGGCTTGGCAAGAATTTTCGGAGGCAATGAAGATCAAGCCAATACAAGGAGGGTTGTGGGTACATA TGGCTACATTGCCCCCGAATATGCAATGGAAGGCATATTTTCAGAAAAATCAGACGTCTACAGCTTTGGGGTGCTGCTATTAGAGATTGTGACAGGAAGGAGAAATAGTAACTTCTATTATCTCGAGAATGAGCTGAGTCTACTTGGATAT GCCTGGAAATTGTGGAATGAAAAAGAAGCAGTTAAACTGATAGATGCAGCTATCTTTGTCCCGGGTATCGAAAAAGAGGTCTTGAGATACGTCCATGCAGGGCTATTGTGCGTGcaagaatttgcaaaagatAGGCCAG GTTTAGGATATCATTTCTTGGCTCTTAGAAGGTTTTCGTATGGCTCGAGCCATTCTCTATGA
- the LOC113710744 gene encoding G-type lectin S-receptor-like serine/threonine-protein kinase At1g11300 isoform X2, with product MKTSQSPIRGSLFLLLACFCLEACTAVDYITITQPLQDSETIVSSNQTFKLGFFSPANSSGRYVGIMFNVPAVAVVWVANRDRPLNDSSGTLTISGDGNLVVLNGQKEILWSSNVSNSVANSTAQLLDTGNLVLTDNPSGRTLWESFQIPTDSYLRRMRLSSSTKGQKIRLTSWRNASDPSIGSFSLGIEPQQTPQLFIWNDNKPYWRSGPWNSSAFIGVSAMDPVYLNGFNLVTDDTGLVSATFTYSSDSGLLYLELSSSGSILQKVLSDRKGDWEVTWSSQGSQCDVYGICGPFGSCKPHGSPICTCLQGFEPRDKVEWEGGNWTSGCTRRAMLQCERNNSVRSEGKQDGFLKLPNTKVPDLAEWVATSEDECGTQCSNNCSCLAYASYPGIGCMHWKGSLIDIQQFSSSDGADLYIRVPYSELGKKRDMKAVIATSAIAAPLFIAVSLYFCWKWWTKHKGKDQDDQVSSFEPTYNVENMVNKTGDRAKLEELPLYTYETLAKATDIFEQCNELGKGGFGQVYKGKLLDGQEIAVKRLSNTSGQGIEEFMNEVVVISKLQHRNLVRLIGCCAEREEKMLVYEYMPNKSLDFHLFDSDKPSVLDWKKRVTIVDGIGRGLLYLHRDSRLKIIHRDLKASNILLDEELRPKISDFGLARIFGGNEDQANTRRVVGTYGYIAPEYAMEGIFSEKSDVYSFGVLLLEIVTGRRNSNFYYLENELSLLGYAWKLWNEKEAVKLIDAAIFVPGIEKEVLRYVHAGLLCVQEFAKDRPACSTSNAFNKMDVAQHQFALEV from the exons atgaaaacttctcaatcaccaataaGGGGATCCCTTTTTCTACTACTTGCTTGCTTCTGTTTAGAAGCTTGTACAGCGGTGGATTATATAACAATCACTCAGCCTCTGCAGGACTCCGAAACTATAGTTTCTTCAAACCAGACTttcaaattaggatttttcagTCCTGCAAATAGTAGTGGTCGATATGTTGGAATCATGTTCAATGTTCCTGCAGTTGCAGTAGTATGGGTGGCTAATAGAGACAGACCATTAAATGATTCATCAGGAACTCTGACAATCTCAGGAGACGGCAATCTTGTGGTCTTGAATGGGCAGAAGGAGATACTATGGTCATCTAACGTTTCAAATTCTGTGGCAAATTCTACTGCACAACTCTTGGATACTGGAAACTTGGTTTTGACAGACAATCCCAGTGGAAGAACTCTGTGGGAAAGTTTTCAGATTCCGACAGACTCATATCTCCGGCGGATgagattaagttcaagtacGAAAGGCCAGAAAATCCGATTGACCTCTTGGAGAAATGCTTCTGATCCATCTATCGGAAGTTTCTCCCTAGGTATTGAACCCCAGCAAACTCCACAACTCTTCATTTGGAACGACAATAAACCTTATTGGCGCAGTGGTCCATGGAACAGCAGTGCCTTTATTGGAGTTTCTGCCATGGATCCAGTCTATCTAAATGGTTTTAACCTGGTAACGGATGATACAGGATTGGTGTCTGCTACCTTCacgtattcaagtgatagtggTTTGTTGTACCTTGAATTGAGTTCCTCAGGGTCTATACTGCAGAAAGTTTTATCAGATAGAAAAGGGGATTGGGAGGTTACATGGTCAAGCCAAGGAAGTCAATGTGATGTCTATGGCATATGTGGACCTTTTGGAAGCTGCAAACCCCATGGTTCACCTATTTGTACATGTTTGCAAGGTTTTGAGCCTAGAGATAAGGTGGAATGGGAAGGAGGAAACTGGACTAGTGGTTGCACAAGAAGGGCAATGCTGCAATGTGAGAGAAATAATTCTGTTCGTTCTGAGGGCAAACAAGATGGATTCTTGAAGCTCCCAAACACTAAAGTTCCAGATTTGGCTGAATGGGTAGCAACTTCAGAAGACGAATGTGGTACTCAGTGCTCAAATAATTGCTCCTGTTTAGCTTATGCCTCTTATCCGGGCATTGGCTGTATGCACTGGAAGGGAAGCTTAATTGATATACAGCAGTTTTCCTCTTCTGACGGGGCAGATTTATACATACGTGTGCCTTATTCTGAACTTG GCAAGAAAAGGGACATGAAAGCAGTCATTGCAACCTCAGCAATAGCAGCACCTTTATTTATTGCCGTCTCTCTATATTTTTGTTGGAAATGGTGGACTAAGCACAAAG GTAAAGACCAAGATGATCAGGTGTCTTCGTTTGAACCTACGTATAATGTGGAAAACATGGTCAACAAAACTGGGGACCGAGCCAAGTTAGAAGAGCTACCTCTGTATACTTATGAAACACTAGCTAAAGCAACAGATATCTTTGAACAATGCAATGAGCTGGGCAAAGGTGGTTTTGGTCAAGTCTACAAG GGAAAGCTGTTAGATGGCCAGGAAATTGCAGTGAAAAGGCTTTCCAACACTTCTGGCCAAGGCATTGAGGAGTTTATGAATGAAGTTGTGGTCATTTCTAAACTCCAGCACCGGAACCTTGTTAGACTCATTGGCTGCTGTGctgaaagagaagagaaaatgcTAGTCTATGAATACATGCCAAACAAAAGCCTGGACTTCCATCTATTTG ATTCTGATAAGCCAAGTGTACTCGATTGGAAAAAACGCGTCACCATCGTTGATGGGATAGGCAGAGGCCTCCTTTACCTTCACAGAGATTCAAGATTAAAAATCATTCATAGAGATCTAAAGGCAAGCAATATTCTCTTAGATGAAGAGTTGAGACCCAAGATATCAGATTTTGGCTTGGCAAGAATTTTCGGAGGCAATGAAGATCAAGCCAATACAAGGAGGGTTGTGGGTACATA TGGCTACATTGCCCCCGAATATGCAATGGAAGGCATATTTTCAGAAAAATCAGACGTCTACAGCTTTGGGGTGCTGCTATTAGAGATTGTGACAGGAAGGAGAAATAGTAACTTCTATTATCTCGAGAATGAGCTGAGTCTACTTGGATAT GCCTGGAAATTGTGGAATGAAAAAGAAGCAGTTAAACTGATAGATGCAGCTATCTTTGTCCCGGGTATCGAAAAAGAGGTCTTGAGATACGTCCATGCAGGGCTATTGTGCGTGcaagaatttgcaaaagatAGGCCAG CATGCAGTACTAGTAATGCATTCAACAAGATGGATGTAGCACAACATCAGTTTGCTTTGGAG GTTTAG
- the LOC113710744 gene encoding G-type lectin S-receptor-like serine/threonine-protein kinase At1g11300 isoform X4 gives MKTSQSPIRGSLFLLLACFCLEACTAVDYITITQPLQDSETIVSSNQTFKLGFFSPANSSGRYVGIMFNVPAVAVVWVANRDRPLNDSSGTLTISGDGNLVVLNGQKEILWSSNVSNSVANSTAQLLDTGNLVLTDNPSGRTLWESFQIPTDSYLRRMRLSSSTKGQKIRLTSWRNASDPSIGSFSLGIEPQQTPQLFIWNDNKPYWRSGPWNSSAFIGVSAMDPVYLNGFNLVTDDTGLVSATFTYSSDSGLLYLELSSSGSILQKVLSDRKGDWEVTWSSQGSQCDVYGICGPFGSCKPHGSPICTCLQGFEPRDKVEWEGGNWTSGCTRRAMLQCERNNSVRSEGKQDGFLKLPNTKVPDLAEWVATSEDECGTQCSNNCSCLAYASYPGIGCMHWKGSLIDIQQFSSSDGADLYIRVPYSELGKKRDMKAVIATSAIAAPLFIAVSLYFCWKWWTKHKGKDQDDQVSSFEPTYNVENMVNKTGDRAKLEELPLYTYETLAKATDIFEQCNELGKGGFGQVYKGKLLDGQEIAVKRLSNTSGQGIEEFMNEVVVISKLQHRNLVRLIGCCAEREEKMLVYEYMPNKSLDFHLFDSDKPSVLDWKKRVTIVDGIGRGLLYLHRDSRLKIIHRDLKASNILLDEELRPKISDFGLARIFGGNEDQANTRRVVGT, from the exons atgaaaacttctcaatcaccaataaGGGGATCCCTTTTTCTACTACTTGCTTGCTTCTGTTTAGAAGCTTGTACAGCGGTGGATTATATAACAATCACTCAGCCTCTGCAGGACTCCGAAACTATAGTTTCTTCAAACCAGACTttcaaattaggatttttcagTCCTGCAAATAGTAGTGGTCGATATGTTGGAATCATGTTCAATGTTCCTGCAGTTGCAGTAGTATGGGTGGCTAATAGAGACAGACCATTAAATGATTCATCAGGAACTCTGACAATCTCAGGAGACGGCAATCTTGTGGTCTTGAATGGGCAGAAGGAGATACTATGGTCATCTAACGTTTCAAATTCTGTGGCAAATTCTACTGCACAACTCTTGGATACTGGAAACTTGGTTTTGACAGACAATCCCAGTGGAAGAACTCTGTGGGAAAGTTTTCAGATTCCGACAGACTCATATCTCCGGCGGATgagattaagttcaagtacGAAAGGCCAGAAAATCCGATTGACCTCTTGGAGAAATGCTTCTGATCCATCTATCGGAAGTTTCTCCCTAGGTATTGAACCCCAGCAAACTCCACAACTCTTCATTTGGAACGACAATAAACCTTATTGGCGCAGTGGTCCATGGAACAGCAGTGCCTTTATTGGAGTTTCTGCCATGGATCCAGTCTATCTAAATGGTTTTAACCTGGTAACGGATGATACAGGATTGGTGTCTGCTACCTTCacgtattcaagtgatagtggTTTGTTGTACCTTGAATTGAGTTCCTCAGGGTCTATACTGCAGAAAGTTTTATCAGATAGAAAAGGGGATTGGGAGGTTACATGGTCAAGCCAAGGAAGTCAATGTGATGTCTATGGCATATGTGGACCTTTTGGAAGCTGCAAACCCCATGGTTCACCTATTTGTACATGTTTGCAAGGTTTTGAGCCTAGAGATAAGGTGGAATGGGAAGGAGGAAACTGGACTAGTGGTTGCACAAGAAGGGCAATGCTGCAATGTGAGAGAAATAATTCTGTTCGTTCTGAGGGCAAACAAGATGGATTCTTGAAGCTCCCAAACACTAAAGTTCCAGATTTGGCTGAATGGGTAGCAACTTCAGAAGACGAATGTGGTACTCAGTGCTCAAATAATTGCTCCTGTTTAGCTTATGCCTCTTATCCGGGCATTGGCTGTATGCACTGGAAGGGAAGCTTAATTGATATACAGCAGTTTTCCTCTTCTGACGGGGCAGATTTATACATACGTGTGCCTTATTCTGAACTTG GCAAGAAAAGGGACATGAAAGCAGTCATTGCAACCTCAGCAATAGCAGCACCTTTATTTATTGCCGTCTCTCTATATTTTTGTTGGAAATGGTGGACTAAGCACAAAG GTAAAGACCAAGATGATCAGGTGTCTTCGTTTGAACCTACGTATAATGTGGAAAACATGGTCAACAAAACTGGGGACCGAGCCAAGTTAGAAGAGCTACCTCTGTATACTTATGAAACACTAGCTAAAGCAACAGATATCTTTGAACAATGCAATGAGCTGGGCAAAGGTGGTTTTGGTCAAGTCTACAAG GGAAAGCTGTTAGATGGCCAGGAAATTGCAGTGAAAAGGCTTTCCAACACTTCTGGCCAAGGCATTGAGGAGTTTATGAATGAAGTTGTGGTCATTTCTAAACTCCAGCACCGGAACCTTGTTAGACTCATTGGCTGCTGTGctgaaagagaagagaaaatgcTAGTCTATGAATACATGCCAAACAAAAGCCTGGACTTCCATCTATTTG ATTCTGATAAGCCAAGTGTACTCGATTGGAAAAAACGCGTCACCATCGTTGATGGGATAGGCAGAGGCCTCCTTTACCTTCACAGAGATTCAAGATTAAAAATCATTCATAGAGATCTAAAGGCAAGCAATATTCTCTTAGATGAAGAGTTGAGACCCAAGATATCAGATTTTGGCTTGGCAAGAATTTTCGGAGGCAATGAAGATCAAGCCAATACAAGGAGGGTTGTGGGTACATA G